A genomic region of Campylobacter sp. MG1 contains the following coding sequences:
- a CDS encoding anthranilate synthase component I family protein, whose product MKFLPNVETLKSLSKDYDIAPISCEILSDFSTPINTLRKLKNISKHCYILESVTNNEKWGRYTFLGYEPKLELNCVDGIIKVNGEKISENNPNKVIREILSKNKSPVFDYLPSFTGGFVGYFAYDYIKYNEIDVDFSTLEDNDEFKDIDIMLFDKVIVYDNLYQKIILIANIKLDDIKSNYENAKKELKNIANIIKSDKNQDIENGELLSEFSPYFDENQFVDMVNKAKDYIKKGDIKQIVLSNLLQAKFKGSLLNTYRMLRSINPSPYMFYFSGTDVELAGASPETLLKFENKTLHTFPLAGTRKRGENKNEDERLEYELLHDEKELDEHNMLIDLGIEDLNKVCKKDTVKVKNIREIVKYSHVMHISSCVYGEIDEKYDALDALLAILPAGTLIGAPKIRACEIINELEKTKRGVYGGAIGYISFTQNMDTCIAIRLAYKKNGKVFVRSGAGVIDKSIPKNEFNECINKAKAVVTAINLANSLNS is encoded by the coding sequence ATGAAATTTTTACCTAATGTTGAAACTTTAAAAAGTTTATCTAAAGATTATGATATAGCACCGATTAGTTGCGAGATATTGTCTGATTTTTCTACGCCTATTAATACACTAAGAAAGCTTAAAAATATTTCAAAGCATTGTTATATACTTGAATCAGTTACAAATAATGAAAAATGGGGAAGATATACATTTTTAGGGTATGAGCCAAAACTTGAATTAAATTGTGTTGATGGTATTATTAAAGTTAATGGCGAAAAAATTAGTGAAAATAATCCAAATAAAGTAATTAGAGAAATTTTATCTAAAAATAAAAGTCCAGTTTTTGATTATTTACCTAGTTTTACAGGTGGTTTTGTTGGATATTTTGCGTATGATTATATAAAGTATAATGAGATTGATGTAGATTTTAGCACTTTAGAAGATAATGATGAATTTAAAGATATTGATATTATGTTATTTGATAAGGTAATTGTATATGATAATTTATATCAAAAGATTATTTTAATTGCAAATATAAAATTAGATGATATAAAAAGTAATTACGAAAATGCTAAAAAAGAGTTAAAAAATATAGCAAATATCATCAAAAGCGATAAAAATCAGGATATAGAAAATGGCGAATTGCTTAGTGAATTTAGCCCATATTTTGATGAAAATCAATTTGTAGATATGGTGAATAAGGCAAAAGATTATATAAAAAAAGGTGATATAAAACAGATAGTTTTATCAAATTTATTACAGGCTAAATTTAAAGGAAGTTTGTTAAATACTTATAGAATGTTAAGAAGTATTAATCCTTCACCTTATATGTTTTATTTTAGTGGTACTGATGTTGAATTAGCTGGTGCATCTCCTGAAACTTTACTTAAATTTGAAAACAAAACCCTACATACATTCCCACTGGCAGGTACTAGAAAAAGGGGTGAGAATAAAAATGAAGATGAAAGGCTTGAATACGAGTTACTTCACGATGAAAAAGAATTAGATGAACATAATATGTTAATAGACTTAGGAATTGAAGATTTAAATAAAGTTTGTAAAAAAGATACAGTAAAAGTAAAAAATATAAGAGAAATTGTTAAATATTCGCATGTAATGCATATAAGTTCTTGTGTTTATGGTGAAATTGATGAAAAATATGATGCATTAGATGCTTTACTTGCTATTTTGCCTGCTGGAACATTAATTGGTGCTCCAAAAATTAGAGCTTGTGAGATTATTAACGAGCTTGAAAAAACAAAACGCGGAGTTTATGGTGGTGCTATTGGATATATTAGTTTTACACAAAATATGGATACTTGTATAGCTATAAGATTAGCTTATAAGAAAAATGGTAAAGTTTTTGTAAGAAGTGGTGCCGGAGTAATTGATAAATCAATTCCAAAAAATGAATTTAACGAATGTATAAATAAGGCAAAGGCTGTAGTAACTGCGATAAATTTAGCAAATAGTTTAAATAGTTAA
- a CDS encoding winged helix-turn-helix transcriptional regulator, translating into MKRKNDYNKCGIYYTLNLISGKYKMSILYLLSINEIIRYNELKRMLVGISFKSLTKALKELEQDDLIIRTEYPQIPPKVEYSLSNKGKSLIPILNMMCKWGSDNREI; encoded by the coding sequence ATGAAAAGAAAAAATGATTATAATAAATGTGGAATTTATTATACGCTAAACCTAATTTCAGGAAAATATAAAATGAGTATTTTGTATCTTTTATCAATCAATGAGATTATAAGATACAATGAACTTAAAAGAATGCTTGTTGGAATTTCTTTTAAGAGTTTAACAAAGGCATTAAAAGAATTAGAGCAAGATGATTTAATAATACGCACCGAATATCCGCAAATCCCACCTAAGGTTGAATATAGTCTAAGCAATAAAGGAAAATCATTAATACCAATTCTTAATATGATGTGTAAATGGGGAAGCGATAATAGAGAAATTTAA
- a CDS encoding NAD(P)H-dependent oxidoreductase, with translation MKNVLLVNGAKAFANAGARLNASLQQVAYDTLVENGFNVEQTIIDDGYDVLEEVEKYVRADIIIYQIPGFWMNAPWIVWEYFSKVFGAAFGKLCASDGRSRSDASKKYGSGGLSQNKKYMLSWTWNAPEEAFTDKEQFFGGVGIDGVSLNLHKTHEFLGMSALKTFACYDVVKDPQAEKYFKDYKEHILNEIVKK, from the coding sequence ATGAAAAATGTTTTATTAGTTAATGGTGCTAAAGCTTTTGCTAATGCAGGTGCAAGACTGAATGCAAGTTTGCAACAAGTTGCGTATGATACTTTAGTAGAAAATGGTTTTAATGTAGAACAAACCATAATTGATGATGGATATGATGTATTAGAAGAAGTAGAAAAATATGTAAGAGCTGATATTATAATTTATCAAATTCCAGGATTTTGGATGAATGCACCTTGGATAGTATGGGAATATTTTTCAAAAGTTTTTGGAGCTGCTTTTGGTAAATTATGTGCTAGTGATGGAAGAAGTAGAAGTGATGCTAGTAAAAAATACGGCTCTGGTGGGCTTAGTCAAAATAAAAAATATATGCTATCTTGGACTTGGAATGCACCTGAAGAAGCATTTACTGATAAAGAGCAATTTTTTGGTGGTGTCGGTATTGATGGAGTTAGCTTAAATCTTCATAAAACTCACGAGTTTTTAGGTATGAGTGCACTTAAAACTTTTGCTTGTTATGATGTAGTAAAAGACCCGCAAGCAGAAAAATATTTTAAAGATTATAAAGAACATATCTTAAATGAAATAGTAAAAAAATAA
- a CDS encoding DUF305 domain-containing protein, producing MKVLISTLVASFLALNLNAKTLNDEDFLSMQNELNESMNKMHTKMNAGLVEKDPDLSFVVGMLPHHEGAVDMAKIVLKYGEDENIKKLAEDIIKAQEAEIKFMQEYLNKKGYKYPEENKHSHH from the coding sequence ATGAAAGTATTAATTTCAACCTTAGTAGCTAGTTTTCTAGCATTAAATTTAAATGCAAAAACTCTAAATGATGAAGATTTTTTATCTATGCAAAATGAACTTAATGAAAGCATGAATAAAATGCACACAAAAATGAATGCTGGTCTAGTAGAAAAAGACCCTGATTTGTCATTTGTTGTAGGTATGTTACCACATCATGAAGGTGCTGTTGATATGGCAAAAATTGTCTTAAAATATGGTGAAGACGAAAATATCAAAAAACTAGCAGAAGATATTATAAAAGCCCAAGAAGCCGAAATTAAATTTATGCAAGAATATTTAAATAAAAAAGGTTATAAATATCCTGAAGAAAACAAACATAGCCACCATTAA
- a CDS encoding flavocytochrome c encodes MLNRRNFIKTIVGTSVAVPGILNANDNLGKDIKFDEIADVIIIGSGVSAHICAAYLVKNKIDVLMIEKMDRIGGNSALSQQDFAVLNSDLQIKAGIKDSEELFLNDLNKAGAGYNHLEHSLRIIRNSNEAYEFAKSCGVKYADKLKFLGGHSVARSVETIGGGGACISTLNEFFIKHNGKIKNETKCDEIIQDESGKIIGVSVRENYRFNRNLANDDRENLSGDKKHYKARLAVVFATGGFSRDIEFRSIVNPRLRLAKSPSSLGQTAGALKQMLKVGAIPTQLALSRFSFGIPTEDLIYGIMVDCNAKRFLNEDGDRQGLSNKILAHMEKINTTIYPIIIFDSTGFANSHDPNRMQSFITAGKMKKFDSLSDLANNFKLNENDLSKTMQDYETGISNNKDEFKKDLSKIKNSSMSKAPFYAMTAAPGLSYTPGGVYADINMRVLNISNYEPIKGLYAIGEATGGVHGQSRLTSCSIPDCMTSGIACAKDILKGV; translated from the coding sequence ATGCTAAATAGAAGAAATTTTATTAAAACTATTGTGGGAACTAGCGTTGCAGTTCCTGGTATTTTAAACGCTAATGATAATTTAGGAAAAGACATAAAATTTGATGAAATAGCTGATGTTATTATAATCGGAAGTGGTGTGAGTGCTCATATTTGTGCTGCTTATTTAGTAAAGAATAAAATTGATGTTTTAATGATTGAAAAGATGGATAGAATTGGTGGTAATTCTGCTTTATCTCAACAAGATTTTGCTGTTCTTAATTCAGATTTACAAATTAAAGCTGGCATAAAAGATAGCGAAGAATTATTTTTAAATGATTTAAATAAAGCTGGAGCTGGATATAATCATTTAGAACATTCTTTAAGAATTATAAGAAATTCAAATGAAGCATATGAATTTGCTAAAAGTTGTGGGGTTAAATATGCTGATAAGCTTAAGTTTTTAGGTGGTCATAGTGTTGCTAGAAGTGTTGAGACTATTGGCGGTGGCGGTGCTTGTATTAGCACTTTAAATGAATTTTTTATAAAACATAATGGAAAGATTAAAAACGAAACTAAATGCGATGAAATCATTCAAGATGAAAGTGGCAAAATAATTGGCGTAAGCGTTAGAGAAAATTATAGATTTAATAGAAATCTAGCAAATGATGATAGAGAGAATTTAAGTGGAGATAAAAAGCACTATAAAGCAAGGCTTGCGGTAGTTTTTGCAACAGGTGGATTTAGCCGTGATATTGAGTTTAGAAGTATAGTAAATCCTAGGTTAAGGTTGGCAAAAAGCCCCTCAAGTTTAGGTCAGACTGCTGGTGCATTAAAACAAATGCTAAAGGTAGGAGCAATCCCAACTCAATTAGCACTTAGTAGATTTTCTTTTGGAATTCCTACAGAAGATTTAATTTATGGGATTATGGTTGATTGCAATGCTAAAAGATTTTTAAATGAAGATGGGGATAGACAAGGTTTATCAAATAAAATCTTAGCTCATATGGAAAAGATTAACACAACAATTTATCCAATAATTATTTTTGATAGCACAGGATTTGCTAATTCGCACGACCCTAATAGAATGCAAAGTTTTATTACTGCAGGGAAAATGAAGAAATTTGATAGCCTAAGTGATTTAGCTAATAATTTTAAGCTTAATGAAAATGATTTATCAAAGACAATGCAAGATTATGAAACAGGCATTTCAAATAATAAAGATGAGTTCAAAAAAGATTTAAGTAAGATTAAAAATTCTAGTATGAGCAAAGCACCTTTTTATGCAATGACAGCTGCACCAGGTCTTAGTTATACTCCAGGTGGTGTTTATGCTGATATAAATATGAGAGTTTTAAATATTAGTAACTATGAGCCAATTAAAGGGCTTTATGCGATTGGTGAGGCAACTGGTGGTGTTCATGGACAATCAAGGCTTACTAGTTGTTCTATTCCTGATTGTATGACTTCAGGAATTGCTTGTGCGAAAGATATTTTAAAAGGAGTATAA
- a CDS encoding cytochrome c3 family protein: MQKLLMILILSIFALGNEFVIKPHHIEVKLKCTDCHKEANEKDYKALDSNSCLSCHGSKEKLAKRLDFLKGKNPHNSIHDNANLNCYTCHNEHKPSFNMCNTCHNTKTWMREIK, from the coding sequence ATGCAAAAATTATTAATGATTTTGATATTAAGTATTTTTGCATTAGGCAATGAATTTGTAATCAAGCCACACCATATTGAAGTGAAATTAAAATGCACAGATTGTCATAAAGAAGCAAATGAAAAAGATTATAAAGCACTTGATTCTAATTCATGTCTAAGTTGTCATGGAAGTAAAGAGAAATTAGCAAAAAGGCTTGATTTTTTAAAAGGTAAAAACCCGCATAATAGTATTCATGATAATGCGAATTTAAATTGTTACACCTGTCATAATGAGCATAAGCCATCATTTAATATGTGTAATACTTGCCATAATACTAAAACTTGGATGAGGGAGATAAAATGA
- a CDS encoding cytochrome c3 family protein: MKKTIIFVSSIVVLTLIFVFLSHKAIQMTGDDKFCASCHVMQPMKEAYIKDVHSGNNNLGIKANCVDCHLPHDNIVNYLSTKAYNGIKEFSITAIGADEKIDWYEKLNHKKDYVYDSGCLKCHQDITKINSKNEMQNTMHKRYLDYANELKCVSCHTHVGHDGLRGKLDKK; encoded by the coding sequence ATGAAAAAAACTATTATTTTTGTTTCATCTATTGTGGTTTTAACTTTAATTTTTGTATTTTTATCTCATAAAGCTATACAAATGACTGGAGATGATAAATTTTGTGCAAGTTGTCATGTAATGCAACCGATGAAGGAAGCTTATATTAAAGATGTTCATAGTGGTAATAATAATCTAGGTATAAAGGCAAATTGTGTAGATTGTCATTTGCCACATGATAATATAGTAAATTATCTAAGCACAAAAGCTTATAATGGCATTAAAGAATTTAGTATCACTGCTATTGGAGCTGATGAAAAGATAGATTGGTATGAAAAACTCAATCATAAAAAAGATTATGTTTATGATAGTGGATGCTTAAAATGTCATCAAGATATTACTAAAATTAATTCTAAAAATGAAATGCAAAATACAATGCATAAAAGATATTTAGATTACGCAAATGAATTAAAATGTGTAAGTTGTCATACCCATGTAGGTCATGATGGTTTAAGGGGTAAATTAGATAAAAAATGA
- a CDS encoding response regulator transcription factor translates to MKKYTILYAEDDLNLASQVIDLLELLDFNVLYAKDGLSALDIYLAKKPDILLLDISMPKLDGLNLLENIRNSDNKIPAIMITALSDKQTLLSAVELNICKYLIKPFDRIKLEDALKKAIKSINNKIKLSNNIYLDIDLNELLVNDEIIKLSKKEFLLLEILLKSSPNIVDIYKICDYVYNDYDVSSDAIKSLIKNLRKKLGDKGIIHNANSRGYYIKIT, encoded by the coding sequence ATGAAAAAATACACAATTTTATATGCAGAAGATGATTTAAATCTAGCAAGTCAAGTTATTGATTTGCTAGAACTACTTGATTTTAATGTGCTTTATGCTAAAGATGGCTTAAGTGCTTTAGATATATATTTGGCTAAAAAGCCTGATATATTATTACTTGATATTTCTATGCCAAAACTTGATGGTTTAAATTTATTAGAAAATATAAGAAATTCTGATAATAAAATTCCTGCTATTATGATTACAGCTTTAAGCGATAAACAAACTTTATTAAGTGCAGTTGAGCTTAATATTTGCAAGTATTTAATAAAACCTTTTGATAGGATTAAACTTGAAGATGCTTTAAAAAAGGCTATAAAAAGTATTAATAATAAAATTAAATTAAGCAATAATATATATTTAGATATTGATTTAAATGAGTTATTAGTAAATGATGAGATTATTAAGCTTAGCAAAAAAGAATTTTTATTGCTTGAAATTTTGTTAAAAAGTAGTCCTAACATTGTAGATATTTATAAGATTTGCGATTATGTATATAATGATTATGATGTAAGTTCTGATGCTATTAAATCACTCATTAAAAATCTTAGAAAGAAATTAGGCGATAAAGGTATAATTCATAATGCAAATTCTCGTGGATACTATATCAAAATTACTTAA
- a CDS encoding sensor histidine kinase, with protein MQILVDTISKLLNISIRKKAFIFVLTLIIFLCFILNFLYISWHKNYLFQNKNSFNDRFIYFYNDFLNNLLNNTLSISYEFSSNLDYLKNDEKLNKLNKLFLNLSSNEAYLKDIKLFILKENICIEKDKIKLNCQYDFNNQTDILLRLNTEPVYLINLKINENYAITYTISAKKLLDNLKIQDDFLAALKYENEYFYNEFDWQNKTKLLKNDEDIIKLDDKYYLSNEIILNDRFLILIKKDITKDYKTHLHIIKKAFIISVILVFFAFIGVYFVLGFLINKLLKTEEKLRKLNANLQEEVKNQVEIIKAKLDENTQKEQLLNHQSKLAALGEMIACIAHEYRQPLATLGAISSYLEISLEKQKIDDKFHQKLKEINPILNYMSKTIDEFYDFYKTKQEKSSFYVYEAILNSLTICNASLTRNAINTTLRLDKNLKINSYKNSLAHAIINLITNAKDALVNIKNPYIIINLYAYKNNIYISIKDNGIGVKKDLEEEIFKPYFSTKNGSGLGLFMIKNILNSELNADVFLKTRKIGANFYIRIAYE; from the coding sequence ATGCAAATTCTCGTGGATACTATATCAAAATTACTTAATATAAGCATTCGCAAAAAAGCTTTTATATTTGTTTTAACTTTGATTATTTTTTTATGTTTTATTTTGAATTTTTTATATATTTCTTGGCATAAAAATTATTTATTTCAAAACAAAAATAGTTTTAATGATAGGTTTATTTATTTTTATAATGATTTTTTAAATAATTTATTAAACAATACGCTTAGTATTAGTTATGAATTTAGTTCTAATTTAGATTATTTAAAAAATGATGAAAAGCTAAACAAATTAAATAAATTATTTTTAAATCTAAGCTCAAATGAGGCATATTTAAAGGATATTAAATTATTTATTTTAAAAGAAAATATTTGCATAGAAAAAGATAAAATAAAATTAAATTGCCAATATGATTTTAATAATCAAACAGATATTTTACTTAGATTAAATACCGAACCAGTTTATTTAATTAATTTAAAAATAAATGAAAATTATGCGATTACTTACACAATAAGTGCAAAAAAATTATTAGATAATTTAAAAATTCAAGATGATTTTTTAGCTGCTTTAAAGTATGAAAACGAGTATTTTTATAATGAATTTGATTGGCAAAATAAAACTAAACTTTTAAAAAATGATGAAGATATAATTAAGTTAGATGATAAATATTATTTAAGTAATGAAATTATTTTAAATGATAGATTTTTAATATTGATTAAAAAAGATATTACAAAAGATTATAAAACTCATTTACATATAATAAAAAAGGCTTTTATAATTAGTGTGATTTTGGTATTTTTTGCTTTTATTGGGGTATATTTTGTTTTAGGATTTTTAATTAATAAATTATTAAAAACTGAAGAAAAACTAAGAAAATTAAATGCAAATTTACAAGAAGAAGTAAAAAATCAAGTTGAAATCATTAAGGCTAAATTAGATGAAAATACACAAAAGGAACAATTGCTAAACCATCAATCAAAATTAGCTGCATTAGGTGAAATGATAGCTTGTATAGCTCATGAATATAGACAGCCATTAGCAACTTTAGGTGCAATTTCTAGTTATCTTGAGATTAGTTTAGAAAAACAAAAAATTGATGATAAGTTTCATCAAAAATTAAAAGAGATAAATCCTATTTTAAATTATATGTCAAAAACTATTGATGAATTTTATGATTTTTATAAGACAAAGCAAGAAAAAAGCTCTTTTTATGTTTATGAAGCTATTTTAAATTCTTTAACGATTTGTAATGCAAGCCTTACAAGGAATGCAATTAATACTACTTTAAGACTTGATAAGAATTTAAAAATAAATTCATATAAAAATAGTTTAGCTCATGCAATAATTAATCTCATTACAAATGCAAAAGATGCTTTAGTTAATATAAAAAATCCTTATATTATAATTAATCTTTATGCTTATAAAAATAATATTTATATTAGTATAAAAGATAATGGAATAGGGGTTAAAAAGGATTTAGAAGAAGAAATTTTTAAACCTTATTTTAGCACAAAAAATGGTTCAGGGCTTGGGCTTTTTATGATAAAAAATATTTTAAATAGCGAGTTAAATGCTGATGTATTTTTAAAAACTAGAAAAATTGGAGCTAATTTTTATATTAGGATTGCTTATGAATGA
- a CDS encoding FAD-binding protein, with amino-acid sequence MNELFCLIVGSGISGLTLANLLVKQDILLIEQDDELGGAKSYLNFAASNSSFQQLANIKDDKFYDDLISYSTNYADFTLLKELSEKSAQATQLLKSFGVEFELAILNSLNHSVPRELHPLKNAKESVINPLINRLLSKNVNILTKAKLIDFDNGIASILHKDEIIKIKVKNIAFCTGGFANDKEFIKIHYPLAYYAKTMSKNNSNSLKILLKNGAIPTQLSLMRFAFVLPMDIFKYGILINSDFKRFVREDSSRQDLAIAILNEIKNNKLVKLLLDNHGINYINDTSIFYKYYSLEEIDKRLINCVDEYNSYFSNRIDKFGKNLNNISIKAINKPMFYLANVDVYLNYTLGGVKSDIFARVVDIDTNTAKNNMFAIGEVSSMFGEARLSGAASIACVVFAMNASNFILENKFNN; translated from the coding sequence ATGAATGAGTTGTTTTGTTTAATTGTAGGTAGTGGTATTAGTGGTTTAACATTGGCGAATTTATTGGTTAAACAAGATATTTTATTAATTGAGCAAGATGATGAATTAGGCGGAGCTAAGAGTTATTTAAATTTTGCTGCTAGTAATTCATCTTTTCAACAACTAGCAAATATAAAAGATGATAAATTTTATGATGATTTGATTTCTTATTCAACTAATTATGCTGATTTTACTTTATTAAAAGAGCTTAGTGAAAAATCAGCACAAGCTACTCAACTTTTAAAAAGTTTTGGGGTTGAATTTGAATTAGCTATATTAAATAGCTTAAATCATTCAGTTCCTAGAGAATTACACCCTTTAAAAAATGCTAAAGAAAGTGTGATAAATCCATTAATCAACAGATTGCTTAGTAAAAATGTAAATATATTAACTAAGGCTAAATTAATTGATTTTGATAATGGTATTGCAAGTATTTTACATAAAGATGAAATCATAAAAATTAAGGTTAAAAATATAGCTTTTTGCACTGGTGGATTTGCAAACGATAAAGAATTTATAAAAATTCATTATCCACTAGCTTATTATGCTAAAACTATGTCTAAGAACAATTCAAATTCTTTAAAGATTTTATTAAAAAATGGAGCAATCCCAACCCAATTAAGTCTAATGAGATTTGCTTTTGTTTTGCCTATGGATATTTTTAAATATGGAATTTTAATTAATTCTGATTTTAAAAGATTTGTTAGAGAAGATAGCTCAAGGCAAGATTTAGCAATAGCGATTTTAAATGAAATTAAAAATAATAAATTAGTTAAATTACTCCTAGATAATCACGGAATAAATTATATAAATGATACAAGTATATTTTACAAATACTATTCTTTAGAAGAAATTGATAAAAGATTAATTAATTGTGTTGATGAATACAATAGCTATTTTAGTAATAGGATTGATAAATTTGGTAAAAATCTTAATAATATTTCTATTAAAGCAATTAATAAGCCTATGTTTTATTTGGCTAATGTAGATGTTTATTTAAACTATACTTTAGGTGGGGTTAAATCAGATATATTTGCAAGAGTAGTTGATATAGATACTAATACAGCTAAGAATAATATGTTTGCTATAGGAGAAGTTAGTTCTATGTTTGGAGAAGCAAGGCTTAGTGGAGCTGCTAGCATAGCTTGTGTTGTATTTGCTATGAATGCTAGTAATTTTATATTAGAAAATAAATTTAATAACTAA
- a CDS encoding NCS1 family nucleobase:cation symporter-1, which translates to MNFQNNINGLIDLSEKGVSKINEYPNTYSNSTKPIKVSERDWSTWSVGSLWIGIMVSIAVYMLASGLIVSGMSWYQALITIVLGHTLVMIPAVITGHFGTKYGLTFPMMSKIVFGIRGSLIPTIIRAFLGCFWFGIQSWIGGQAVNAIIAAIFSGWNDLGFSGFFISFLIFWAINLYIAASGSTAIKKLEEYSAPALIILSFIVIIWALNLADYSIITILNQPVVQGNGDNFWLVFFPALSAMIAFDGTIALNMPDYTRHCVNQKSQFIGQLLGAPIMTAFIVFVGICGTSASYMQFGEAIWEPAILVSKFENPFVVIFFSIFIILATITTNVAANLVPPSLVFSTIFSKKLDYKKAVILAATLALLTQPWKSLEDPNGLIFNVCAILGSLLGPITGLYITSYLFEHKTKIDLVDLYRLEGGIYEYFKGVNIPAVIIFVISTFIVILSKFVPSLKFIFDNSYVIGALGTGIIYYIYLKISRK; encoded by the coding sequence ATGAATTTTCAAAACAACATTAATGGCTTAATAGATTTAAGTGAAAAAGGCGTTAGCAAAATTAATGAATATCCTAATACATATTCTAATTCTACAAAACCCATAAAAGTAAGTGAAAGAGATTGGAGCACTTGGAGTGTAGGAAGTCTTTGGATAGGCATAATGGTATCAATTGCTGTTTATATGTTAGCAAGTGGGCTAATCGTATCTGGAATGAGTTGGTATCAAGCATTAATTACAATTGTTTTAGGACATACTTTAGTAATGATTCCAGCAGTTATTACAGGACATTTTGGAACAAAATATGGCTTAACATTTCCTATGATGTCAAAAATAGTTTTTGGTATTCGTGGTAGCCTTATACCTACTATTATTAGAGCATTTTTAGGTTGTTTTTGGTTTGGCATACAATCATGGATAGGTGGTCAAGCTGTAAATGCTATAATAGCAGCTATATTTTCAGGCTGGAATGACTTAGGCTTTAGTGGATTTTTTATTTCGTTTTTAATATTTTGGGCTATAAATTTATATATAGCTGCATCAGGCTCAACAGCTATTAAAAAATTAGAAGAATATAGCGCTCCTGCTTTAATAATTCTAAGTTTTATAGTAATTATTTGGGCTTTAAATCTTGCTGATTACAGCATAATTACTATTTTAAACCAACCTGTAGTGCAAGGTAATGGGGATAATTTTTGGCTTGTATTTTTCCCTGCACTTTCTGCTATGATTGCTTTTGATGGAACAATAGCTTTAAATATGCCTGATTATACAAGACACTGTGTAAATCAAAAATCACAATTTATAGGACAACTATTAGGTGCTCCAATAATGACTGCATTTATCGTATTTGTAGGTATTTGTGGCACTTCAGCTTCATATATGCAATTTGGTGAAGCCATTTGGGAACCTGCGATTTTAGTTTCTAAATTTGAAAATCCTTTTGTGGTTATATTTTTCTCTATTTTTATAATTTTAGCTACTATTACAACAAATGTAGCGGCTAATTTAGTCCCACCATCATTAGTATTTTCAACAATTTTTTCAAAAAAATTAGATTATAAAAAAGCTGTTATTTTAGCTGCAACTTTAGCATTGCTAACTCAACCTTGGAAAAGTTTAGAAGATCCAAATGGCTTGATTTTCAATGTTTGTGCGATTTTAGGAAGCTTACTTGGTCCTATTACTGGACTTTATATTACTTCATATTTATTTGAGCATAAAACTAAAATTGATTTAGTGGATTTATATAGACTAGAAGGTGGAATTTATGAATATTTTAAAGGTGTAAATATCCCTGCTGTAATAATTTTTGTAATATCTACCTTTATAGTTATATTAAGCAAATTTGTGCCTAGTTTAAAATTTATTTTTGATAATTCTTATGTAATAGGAGCTTTAGGAACTGGAATAATATATTATATTTACCTAAAAATATCAAGAAAATAA